One segment of Saprospiraceae bacterium DNA contains the following:
- a CDS encoding queuosine precursor transporter, producing MRDFFSSKASRLWVVLAGFFMTNAIVAEFIGVKLFSLEKTFGFEPVNWTFFGQGNLSFTLTAGALMWPAVFVMTDIINEYFGPRGIKVLSYLTAGLIAYGFLIVFMAIGLEPADFWRTAHIKPDWTAEEQAAMRAQVTDYNAAYGIVFGQSLWIIIGSLVAFLVAQVVDVGVFHRIKKMTGESKIWLRATGSTLVSQFLDSFVVVFIALYIGQQLPFLQVLAISIMSYIYKGAMAVLLTPAIYLAHYLIDRYLGHDLATAMKETAQQG from the coding sequence ATGCGCGATTTTTTCTCCTCCAAAGCCAGTCGCCTTTGGGTGGTGCTGGCGGGCTTCTTCATGACCAATGCCATCGTGGCCGAGTTCATCGGGGTCAAGTTGTTCTCGTTGGAAAAAACATTTGGCTTTGAGCCGGTCAACTGGACTTTTTTCGGGCAGGGCAATCTTTCCTTTACTCTGACCGCAGGGGCCTTGATGTGGCCTGCGGTGTTTGTGATGACCGACATCATCAACGAGTATTTCGGGCCGCGTGGCATCAAGGTGCTTTCCTATCTCACGGCTGGCCTGATTGCTTATGGTTTCCTCATTGTGTTCATGGCAATTGGCCTCGAACCCGCTGACTTTTGGCGCACGGCACACATCAAGCCCGACTGGACGGCGGAAGAACAGGCTGCCATGCGCGCGCAGGTGACGGACTACAACGCGGCCTACGGCATCGTGTTCGGGCAGAGCTTGTGGATTATCATTGGTTCGCTCGTGGCGTTCTTGGTGGCACAGGTGGTGGATGTCGGGGTGTTTCATCGCATCAAAAAGATGACGGGCGAAAGCAAAATTTGGCTGCGAGCGACGGGCAGCACGTTGGTGTCCCAATTTCTCGACAGTTTTGTGGTGGTGTTCATCGCGCTGTATATCGGGCAGCAGCTGCCGTTTTTGCAGGTGCTGGCGATTTCGATTATGAGCTACATCTACAAGGGCGCGATGGCGGTGCTGTTGACACCCGCCATTTATCTGGCGCATTATCTGATAGACCGATATTTGGGGCATGATTTGGCGACCGCGATGAAAGAAACGGCTCAGCAAGGGTGA
- a CDS encoding agmatine deiminase family protein, translating to MKKHFYTFLLLAAPLLVHAQPIHPFTPPEYAPAKAVLIEWDFNPNTWSLYSPLIAACREAAETICVVRDMGEENIMRSRLTQDGVSLDNVSFVHVPCERMWIRDHGPFAIMTDEGMAFMEFDDHANSGMDEYLPTNLANLWGLSVFELPWVFDGGNLMVDGHGTLFCTNGLYSRNPNMSKQQIHADLEHYMGIKQVVALKSQHNDYWKHIDMQVKLLDDSTLVVSSVALGSSANHDSLEHNYNLLAALESPNGQPYRIARLPHADNWKTYANALLLNNHLLVPTYSHPNDSLALATYASLLPNHTVVGIDCNKIIGWDGALHCITMQLFDDAQVSRVKNISTRHDGFSVWPNPVPTGGTLWLRFADEWHDATWVQVLDVQGRVLHSQWLTPSDAAAVRLPVHLTPGVYWLQASGEQRMGVRRFVVR from the coding sequence ATGAAAAAGCACTTCTACACCTTCCTACTGCTCGCGGCTCCGCTCCTCGTCCACGCCCAACCCATCCACCCTTTCACCCCGCCCGAATATGCGCCCGCAAAAGCCGTCTTGATAGAATGGGACTTCAACCCAAACACTTGGAGTCTTTATTCGCCTCTAATAGCCGCTTGTCGGGAAGCGGCGGAGACCATTTGCGTGGTGCGCGACATGGGCGAGGAAAACATCATGCGCAGCAGACTGACTCAGGACGGCGTGTCGCTGGACAACGTGAGCTTCGTGCACGTTCCTTGTGAGCGCATGTGGATACGCGACCACGGCCCCTTTGCGATTATGACTGACGAGGGCATGGCGTTCATGGAATTCGACGACCACGCCAATAGCGGCATGGATGAGTACCTGCCGACCAACTTGGCCAACCTGTGGGGCCTGTCAGTGTTTGAGCTTCCGTGGGTGTTCGATGGCGGCAACTTGATGGTGGACGGGCACGGCACGCTTTTTTGCACCAACGGCCTCTACTCGCGCAACCCCAACATGAGCAAACAGCAAATCCACGCCGACTTGGAGCATTATATGGGCATAAAACAAGTGGTGGCGCTCAAATCGCAGCACAACGACTACTGGAAACACATTGATATGCAGGTAAAATTGCTCGACGACAGCACCCTCGTCGTGTCGAGCGTGGCGCTTGGCTCAAGTGCCAACCATGACTCGCTAGAACACAATTACAATCTGTTGGCGGCATTGGAATCGCCCAACGGACAGCCTTATCGCATCGCTCGCCTGCCACACGCCGACAACTGGAAAACCTACGCCAACGCGCTGCTGCTCAACAACCACCTCCTCGTGCCGACCTATTCGCACCCAAACGACTCGCTGGCCTTGGCCACCTACGCCTCGCTCCTACCCAACCACACGGTCGTCGGCATTGACTGCAATAAAATCATCGGCTGGGATGGCGCATTGCACTGCATCACCATGCAACTGTTCGACGACGCACAGGTAAGCCGCGTGAAGAATATCTCCACACGCCACGACGGCTTTAGTGTGTGGCCCAACCCCGTGCCGACAGGCGGCACATTGTGGCTTCGTTTTGCCGATGAATGGCACGACGCGACGTGGGTGCAAGTGCTCGACGTGCAAGGGCGGGTGCTACACTCGCAATGGCTCACGCCTTCTGACGCGGCAGCGGTACGCTTGCCTGTTCACCTGACACCGGGAGTGTACTGGCTGCAAGCAAGTGGGGAGCAGCGCATGGGCGTGCGGCGGTTTGTGGTACGATAA
- the cls gene encoding cardiolipin synthase, whose product MQIQVETLLSIGVYALMLFTTVRIILDTNNPAKALSYLLLNVMLPVLGSIAYFTLGVNYRKRQIYSKKLKATNQLLMSIREKYVAKTEQLIERDAPQLGGHTELAQLLLNEVREPLSLNCVTLLNNGESKFPALLEDLESAQHFIHIEYYIYEDDGIGNQIKDVLLRKAKSGVKVRFIYDDFGSRGLRREFLKQLKAGKVEAFPFYKVRWPFFASRLNYRNHRKIIVIDGHTGYVGGINVSDRYINTVKTNAMYWRDTHIRLEGPAVWTLQHTFLADWNFCSRQRINPDERLFPPTSRPLPNARELVQVVAGGPDYPRSGIMLSYFTAIANANERIFLTSPYFIPNASIFDALRKAALSGKEVRLLVPGISDSGFVNSASRSYYQDLLDCGVHIYLYQKGFVHAKTLVVDDYLSFVGTANMDNRSFDLNFEINAVIYGKEFCQQLAESFLNDLNDSRLITQQAWRRRNRWQVLGDKIARLFSPLL is encoded by the coding sequence ATGCAGATTCAAGTTGAAACCCTACTTTCCATCGGCGTGTACGCGCTAATGTTATTCACGACCGTGCGCATCATCCTTGACACGAACAATCCGGCCAAGGCGCTGAGTTATTTGCTGCTCAACGTCATGTTGCCGGTGCTGGGTAGCATCGCCTATTTCACGCTGGGGGTCAACTATCGCAAACGGCAGATTTACAGCAAAAAACTCAAGGCGACCAATCAGCTGCTGATGAGCATCCGCGAAAAATATGTGGCCAAGACCGAGCAACTCATCGAGCGCGACGCGCCACAATTGGGCGGCCACACCGAGCTCGCTCAGTTGCTGCTGAATGAGGTGCGCGAGCCGTTGTCGCTCAATTGTGTCACCTTGCTGAACAATGGCGAATCGAAATTCCCCGCCTTGCTGGAAGACCTTGAATCGGCCCAACACTTTATCCATATCGAATACTACATCTACGAGGACGACGGCATTGGCAATCAGATAAAGGACGTGTTGCTCCGCAAGGCAAAATCGGGCGTAAAAGTGCGGTTCATCTACGACGATTTTGGGAGCAGGGGTCTGAGGCGCGAATTCCTCAAACAACTGAAAGCCGGAAAGGTGGAGGCCTTCCCGTTTTACAAAGTGCGCTGGCCTTTTTTTGCCAGCCGCCTCAACTATCGCAACCACCGAAAAATAATCGTGATAGACGGCCACACGGGCTATGTCGGCGGCATCAACGTATCCGACCGCTACATCAACACCGTGAAAACCAACGCCATGTATTGGCGCGACACCCACATCCGGCTCGAAGGCCCAGCGGTGTGGACGCTGCAACACACTTTTCTCGCCGACTGGAATTTTTGCTCCCGACAGCGCATCAATCCCGACGAACGGCTTTTCCCGCCCACGTCAAGACCACTCCCCAACGCGCGAGAACTGGTGCAAGTCGTCGCCGGAGGCCCCGACTATCCGCGTTCGGGCATCATGCTGAGCTATTTCACCGCCATCGCCAACGCCAACGAACGCATTTTTCTCACTTCGCCTTATTTTATCCCCAACGCAAGCATTTTCGACGCGCTGCGCAAAGCAGCTTTGAGTGGCAAAGAAGTGCGGCTGCTCGTGCCGGGCATCTCGGATTCGGGCTTTGTGAACTCGGCATCCCGCTCCTACTACCAAGATTTGCTCGACTGCGGGGTACATATCTACCTCTATCAAAAAGGCTTCGTCCATGCAAAGACTTTGGTCGTGGACGATTACCTTAGTTTCGTGGGCACAGCCAACATGGACAACCGCAGCTTCGACCTGAACTTTGAAATCAACGCGGTCATCTATGGAAAAGAATTTTGCCAACAACTCGCCGAATCCTTCCTCAACGACCTCAACGACAGCCGCCTCATCACGCAACAAGCATGGCGACGGCGCAACAGATGGCAGGTGTTGGGCGACAAAATCGCCCGCCTGTTCTCACCCTTGCTCTGA
- a CDS encoding TonB-dependent receptor, translating into MKNIHIFFIALFPPLFLTAQTQSISGIVLDKDSRQPLVGATVQVLNTTPAIGAVSDAEGKFSLKNVPLGRHQIQCTYFGYDPWLSDPLIVSSVRETHLTIGLTEAVLKTQEVVVSARRRGNEPINELALLSTRSFSVDETQRYAASANDPGRMAQALPGVQPSRDSRSDIVVRGNSGIGLLWRLEGVDIPNPNHFARRGSSGGGITIFSISMLANSDFSTGAFPAEYGNAYSGVFDIHFRKGNPDKRAYTFRAGMLGLDFSTEGPFKKGGEATYLVNYRYSTLGILNKMGLHLVGERIDNTFQDLSFNLYFPSKNKKHLFTLWGIGGLSQETENAVEDTAEWRSYSDYFTRHFNTSMGAVGATHTVLLDETAYLKTSIVATGQDVDWRNDTLNAARVPFAVNTERYKEGRFVLSSFLSKKFGPRVALKTGFFINHIPYDFFRETLGDSSSIGAKGSTQLLQPYFQFRFRPTDKLTFNAGLHALFFTLNATSSIEPRLAAKYQFSEKQSISLAWGLHGRVLPLGNYFTRIGGREVNLSTDLIRAQHLVAGWDWLLGQASRIHVEVYRQTFRDVPVAKNPASSWSILNTIDGFAKQEMTNSGAGENIGLDASVEKSFTGGTFFIVGGSVMRSRYKDISGREHPTVFDSGKSATFTGGKEWTFRNASMLQLGLRVIYNGGQRLMPLLPGQTVNRYSPEPLLDENRAFQERVEAYFRPDLRIAFRKNNPRAAWWLALDVQNVMGRRNVDPLNRTYDPDLNQWVFREQSGLTPVLSFQIDW; encoded by the coding sequence ATGAAAAACATCCACATCTTCTTTATCGCGCTATTTCCCCCTCTTTTTCTTACAGCCCAAACGCAGTCCATTTCCGGCATCGTGCTCGACAAGGACTCGCGCCAACCGCTTGTCGGTGCGACGGTGCAGGTGCTGAACACCACTCCCGCCATCGGGGCGGTATCGGACGCGGAGGGCAAGTTTTCTCTAAAAAACGTCCCGCTTGGCCGCCACCAAATCCAATGCACCTACTTTGGCTACGACCCTTGGCTAAGCGACCCGCTCATCGTAAGTAGTGTGCGCGAGACGCACTTGACCATCGGGCTTACGGAGGCGGTGCTGAAAACGCAGGAGGTGGTGGTGTCGGCTCGGCGCCGCGGCAACGAACCCATCAACGAACTCGCCTTGCTTAGCACGCGCTCTTTTTCGGTGGACGAAACTCAACGCTACGCTGCCAGTGCCAACGACCCGGGTAGAATGGCGCAAGCCCTGCCGGGCGTGCAACCCAGCCGCGACAGCCGCTCCGACATCGTGGTGCGTGGCAACTCTGGCATCGGCCTGCTCTGGCGATTGGAGGGCGTGGACATCCCGAACCCCAATCACTTTGCCCGACGCGGCTCCTCCGGTGGCGGCATCACGATATTCTCCATCAGCATGCTCGCCAACTCTGACTTTAGCACCGGGGCTTTTCCGGCTGAATACGGCAACGCCTACAGCGGCGTGTTCGACATTCATTTCCGAAAAGGCAATCCCGACAAGCGGGCCTACACTTTTCGCGCCGGGATGTTGGGGCTTGATTTTAGCACGGAAGGCCCGTTCAAAAAAGGCGGAGAAGCCACCTATTTGGTCAATTACCGCTATTCCACGCTTGGTATTTTGAACAAAATGGGCCTACACCTCGTGGGCGAGCGCATTGACAACACTTTTCAGGATTTGTCTTTCAACCTTTATTTTCCCTCCAAAAACAAAAAACACTTGTTCACGCTTTGGGGCATCGGCGGCCTGAGCCAAGAGACCGAGAATGCCGTGGAAGATACCGCCGAATGGCGCTCGTATTCCGACTACTTCACCCGCCATTTCAACACGAGCATGGGCGCGGTGGGTGCCACGCACACGGTGTTGCTCGATGAAACCGCATATTTGAAAACCAGTATCGTCGCAACGGGACAGGACGTTGACTGGCGGAACGACACGCTCAATGCGGCGCGGGTGCCATTTGCCGTGAACACCGAGCGATACAAGGAGGGGCGCTTCGTGTTGTCCTCGTTTTTGAGCAAAAAATTCGGCCCGCGCGTGGCGCTGAAAACCGGCTTTTTCATCAACCACATACCTTACGATTTTTTCCGCGAGACGCTGGGCGACTCGTCGTCCATCGGCGCGAAAGGCAGTACCCAACTGTTGCAGCCGTATTTTCAATTCAGATTCCGACCGACCGACAAACTGACTTTCAATGCGGGTCTGCACGCCTTGTTTTTCACCCTCAACGCGACTTCGAGCATCGAGCCGCGCCTTGCTGCCAAGTATCAGTTTTCGGAAAAACAATCCATCAGCCTCGCATGGGGGCTGCACGGGCGGGTGCTGCCGTTGGGCAACTATTTCACTCGCATCGGCGGGAGGGAAGTGAACCTGAGCACGGACTTGATAAGAGCGCAACACCTCGTGGCTGGCTGGGATTGGCTGTTGGGCCAAGCGTCGCGTATTCATGTGGAGGTCTATCGCCAAACATTCAGGGACGTGCCGGTGGCGAAAAACCCGGCGAGCAGTTGGAGCATCCTGAACACGATTGACGGTTTTGCCAAACAGGAAATGACCAACAGTGGCGCGGGCGAAAACATCGGCTTGGATGCAAGCGTGGAAAAATCGTTCACGGGCGGCACTTTTTTCATTGTCGGTGGCTCGGTGATGCGGTCGCGGTATAAAGACATCAGCGGGCGCGAGCACCCGACGGTGTTCGACAGCGGCAAGTCAGCCACTTTCACGGGCGGCAAGGAGTGGACGTTTCGCAACGCCTCCATGCTACAGCTCGGCTTGCGCGTCATCTACAATGGCGGTCAACGACTGATGCCTTTGTTGCCCGGACAGACCGTCAATCGCTACTCGCCAGAGCCATTGTTGGACGAAAACCGCGCTTTTCAAGAGCGCGTGGAAGCGTATTTCCGCCCTGATTTGCGCATTGCTTTTCGGAAAAACAACCCGCGCGCGGCATGGTGGCTTGCGCTGGATGTTCAAAACGTGATGGGGCGCCGCAACGTGGACCCGCTCAACCGCACTTATGACCCCGACCTGAATCAATGGGTGTTCAGGGAGCAATCGGGACTGACACCGGTGCTGAGTTTTCAGATAGATTGGTAA
- a CDS encoding DUF4340 domain-containing protein: protein MKNKHLVLLFLGVLAIGLLARKLPWPLRQMLQTDLIAVDTAQVTQVTILHPDQSELLLERTEAGWAAAQDLRSVVVEAEKIEHILQALRSIRSLRIVKTRRPDTLGFSEKKRLQILVFRDSKMLEQFEIGDEHTENGQPATYIRLSRHEGIYLVENHLRGIFSKSLHYFRSPTVAQFDPQTVRAVMLEWPEQAPVLFEKNDSARLWETPSLTPVPHDTMLAWLSLFNRLNGSPFADHFDESRARETWLQRTTLHLASPDSLVFRLFYVQPPDLPEEITLAKKGLSTWVFHSSQNPSNFFAPTDTTLLRRMSDWLRPNHLR, encoded by the coding sequence ATGAAAAACAAGCACTTAGTTTTGCTTTTTCTCGGCGTGTTGGCCATAGGGCTGCTTGCTCGCAAGCTCCCGTGGCCACTCAGGCAAATGCTACAAACCGATTTGATTGCGGTGGACACGGCACAAGTGACGCAAGTGACCATCCTGCACCCCGACCAATCGGAACTGCTGCTCGAACGCACCGAGGCAGGCTGGGCAGCGGCGCAGGATTTGCGTTCCGTCGTCGTGGAGGCCGAAAAAATCGAGCATATCCTCCAAGCCCTCCGCTCCATTCGTTCCTTGCGCATAGTGAAAACCCGCCGCCCCGACACGCTCGGTTTTTCCGAAAAAAAACGCCTGCAAATCCTCGTTTTTCGAGACAGCAAAATGCTTGAGCAGTTTGAAATCGGCGACGAGCACACCGAAAACGGCCAACCCGCCACCTACATCCGCCTCAGCCGCCACGAAGGCATTTATTTGGTGGAAAATCACCTGCGCGGTATTTTCTCAAAATCCCTGCACTACTTCCGAAGCCCCACGGTGGCGCAGTTCGACCCTCAGACGGTCCGTGCCGTCATGCTCGAATGGCCCGAGCAGGCACCCGTTTTATTCGAAAAAAACGACTCTGCGCGGCTATGGGAAACACCCTCGCTCACCCCAGTACCCCACGACACGATGCTGGCTTGGCTATCCCTTTTCAACCGCCTCAACGGCAGCCCTTTTGCCGACCACTTCGACGAAAGCCGTGCCCGCGAGACGTGGCTCCAACGCACCACGCTGCACCTTGCCTCGCCAGACTCGCTGGTTTTCAGGCTCTTCTATGTACAGCCGCCCGACTTGCCCGAAGAAATCACCTTAGCCAAGAAAGGACTGTCAACGTGGGTTTTTCACTCGTCGCAGAACCCTTCCAACTTCTTTGCTCCCACCGACACCACCCTATTGCGCAGGATGAGCGACTGGCTCCGGCCAAACCATTTGCGCTGA
- a CDS encoding cytidylate kinase family protein — protein MTNKITITGDLGSGKSVVSSILCEKTGYEYVSTGRIQRQLAEELGLDTLEMNRRADTDPTIDQRIDSIFIDLGKNPKGYIVDSRMAWFFLPESFKVYLQTDIAVAAERIFNDPTRKSEEYETKEEAVRKIIARKKSENARFWVKYGADCTNLHNFDLVLDTTHRSPEQVAALILRALSWKNEAIPFARFL, from the coding sequence ATGACGAACAAAATCACCATCACAGGCGACCTCGGCAGCGGCAAAAGCGTGGTGTCGAGCATATTGTGCGAAAAAACAGGCTACGAATATGTGTCCACCGGGCGCATCCAGCGCCAATTGGCCGAAGAGCTCGGACTTGACACGCTCGAAATGAACCGCCGCGCCGACACGGACCCAACCATTGACCAACGTATTGACAGCATTTTCATTGACCTCGGCAAAAACCCAAAAGGCTACATCGTGGACAGCCGCATGGCGTGGTTTTTCCTGCCCGAATCGTTCAAAGTATATCTGCAAACAGACATCGCCGTCGCAGCCGAGCGCATTTTCAACGACCCCACCCGCAAGAGTGAGGAATACGAAACCAAAGAGGAAGCAGTAAGAAAAATAATCGCCCGCAAGAAAAGCGAGAACGCCCGTTTTTGGGTAAAATATGGTGCCGATTGCACCAATCTTCACAACTTCGACTTAGTGCTCGACACCACGCACCGCAGCCCGGAGCAGGTGGCCGCGTTGATACTCCGGGCACTTTCTTGGAAAAACGAAGCCATCCCCTTCGCTCGATTTTTATGA
- a CDS encoding FAD-binding oxidoreductase, protein MMLTQTTLANWGNYPATEARVATPESIEEVRACLLSQERLIARGNGKCYGDAALGPSVLSTLRLNRVLHFEPQTGQIECQAGVLLADLLGLVVPAGWFFHVTPGIKFITVGGAIASDVHGKNHPAKGCFSNWLHSFELMLASGEIVTCSRTERPDLFWQTCGGMGWTGIILSAKFQLMEISSAQLRQVTLRAADLDGLFSAFEENRQWPYQVAWLDGTHPHGRGAVFLAEHLREKEASSPLAFPAKKSVSVPLFAPAWLLNPLTIKTYNELFYRKNQPNEKVVDLDACFYPLDRIGHWNRLYGRRGFIQYQCCLPEEQSLEGLKKMLALIQTSPETPFLTVLKRHGERPPEAVHSFPIKGYSLALDFPRTKTIFHLVEKLDDLVWGLGGKIYLTKDACSAPRMGRVNPSAFGSEKFYSLLKERLLQPDKRLEE, encoded by the coding sequence ATGATGCTCACCCAAACCACACTTGCCAATTGGGGCAATTACCCCGCGACCGAGGCCCGCGTCGCCACGCCCGAAAGTATCGAGGAGGTGAGAGCGTGCCTGTTATCGCAGGAGCGCCTTATTGCTCGCGGCAACGGAAAATGTTACGGCGACGCAGCGCTTGGCCCCTCCGTCCTCTCGACGCTGCGCCTCAATCGCGTGCTGCATTTCGAGCCTCAAACAGGTCAAATAGAATGTCAGGCAGGCGTGTTGTTGGCAGACTTGCTCGGCCTCGTCGTGCCAGCGGGATGGTTCTTCCACGTCACGCCCGGCATCAAGTTCATCACCGTCGGCGGAGCCATTGCCAGCGATGTGCACGGCAAAAACCACCCCGCAAAAGGCTGTTTCTCCAATTGGCTGCACTCGTTCGAGCTGATGCTCGCATCGGGGGAAATCGTGACCTGCTCGCGCACGGAGCGCCCCGACTTGTTTTGGCAGACTTGCGGCGGCATGGGCTGGACGGGCATCATCCTTTCCGCGAAATTCCAGTTAATGGAAATATCATCCGCACAACTCCGACAGGTGACATTGCGAGCCGCCGATTTGGACGGGTTGTTCAGCGCCTTCGAGGAAAACCGCCAATGGCCCTATCAAGTGGCATGGCTCGACGGGACGCACCCGCACGGGCGAGGAGCCGTGTTTCTGGCGGAGCATCTGAGAGAAAAAGAGGCGAGTTCGCCGCTCGCATTTCCGGCAAAAAAATCCGTGAGCGTTCCGCTGTTCGCCCCTGCTTGGCTGCTCAATCCGTTGACCATCAAGACCTACAACGAACTTTTTTATAGAAAAAACCAACCTAACGAAAAGGTTGTTGACCTCGATGCTTGTTTCTATCCACTCGACCGCATCGGCCATTGGAATCGGCTTTACGGGCGGCGCGGCTTCATCCAATACCAATGTTGCCTGCCGGAAGAACAAAGTTTGGAAGGACTGAAAAAGATGCTCGCGCTGATTCAAACAAGCCCCGAAACGCCGTTTCTGACGGTGCTAAAACGCCACGGAGAGCGCCCGCCGGAAGCAGTGCACTCATTCCCCATCAAGGGCTATTCGCTGGCGCTGGATTTTCCGCGCACGAAGACTATTTTCCATTTAGTGGAAAAATTAGACGACTTGGTGTGGGGCCTGGGCGGCAAAATTTATTTGACCAAAGATGCGTGCTCAGCGCCGCGGATGGGGCGGGTCAACCCCTCGGCTTTTGGCTCGGAAAAGTTTTATTCGCTGCTGAAGGAGCGGCTGCTGCAACCCGACAAAAGATTGGAAGAATGA